In the Topomyia yanbarensis strain Yona2022 chromosome 3, ASM3024719v1, whole genome shotgun sequence genome, one interval contains:
- the LOC131686794 gene encoding acidic mammalian chitinase-like, which translates to MHFSYRTGSSASTPVKLTPHFPPTENVFCFYQTGAAFRTGNGRVAVTDLNTNLCTHMVYQYIRLTTYGSIQTMDVNLSELQQFVALRSNGAKTPKLLVSVGGPLQSSRELSALFAVVSLRRATATAILGFLDQYGFDGVDFHWQWPVLKGGNPEDRTNFPKLLAQLRDTLQPSGKILSVSVAPTKDYFWSSYDVPEMAKYVDFVNVMAFDLHAYWNAQTGHNAPVYRSLEETSKTERELNVVSLTRSRD; encoded by the coding sequence ATGCATTTCAGTTATCGAACTGGTTCATCAGCATCGACCCCAGTTAAACTAACACCGCATTTTCCTCCAACAGAGAACGTCTTCTGCTTCTACCAAACGGGTGCCGCCTTTCGAACGGGAAACGGACGGGTGGCGGTCACCGATCTGAACACAAACCTGTGCACTCACATGGTCTATCAGTACATCAGACTAACGACCTACGGCAGCATTCAAACGATGGACGTGAACCTTTCCGAACTGCAGCAGTTTGTCGCATTGAGAAGCAACGGCGCGAAAACACCGAAACTGCTCGTCTCAGTAGGCGGACCGCTGCAAAGTTCGCGTGAACTTTCGGCGCTCTTTGCGGTTGTGTCACTGCGTCGGGCTACGGCTACTGCGATCCTCGGCTTTTTGGATCAATACGGTTTCGACGGAGTGGATTTCCATTGGCAGTGGCCGGTGCTGAAGGGAGGTAATCCAGAGGATAGAACCAATTTTCCCAAGCTGCTGGCGCAACTGAGAGATACACTTCAGCCGAGCGGGAAAATACTTAGTGTGTCAGTTGCTCCTACAAAGGATTACTTCTGGTCTAGCTACGATGTACCGGAGATGGCCAAGTACGTAGACTTTGTAAATGTGATGGCATTCGATTTGCATGCCTACTGGAATGCACAAACGGGACACAATGCTCCGGTTTACCGGTCACTTGAAGAGACTTCCAAAACCGAACGAGAACTGAATGTGGTAAGTTTGACGCGGTCTCGTGATTGA
- the LOC131693989 gene encoding acidic mammalian chitinase-like — protein MSYLETCETIRAGGWTTVWDTSAKSYYSYKGTTWLSYESLASLENKINLARGNAIGGLAMWDMAGDDVKNICLGGKFTLLRFIAEALIRKAGDENEGTTIIIPQTTKAAVTTTTTITTTQATPGSEFPQYCPTSGFYRDPLDCASFYRCVGGAKFVNLGRTTCGTGLYFDTKANVCNYAKNVNCS, from the coding sequence ATGAGTTACTTGGAGACGTGCGAAACGATTCGAGCCGGCGGTTGGACAACGGTTTGGGATACTTCGGCGAAGTCGTACTACTCGTACAAGGGTACCACGTGGTTATCATACGAAAGTTTGGCATCCTTGGAAAACAAGATAAACCTAGCCAGAGGAAACGCGATCGGCGGTCTGGCGATGTGGGACATGGCAGGTGACGATGTGAAAAATATCTGCTTAGGAGGTAAATTTACCCTGCTCCGTTTCATCGCCGAAGCGTTGATTAGGAAGGCGGGGGATGAAAATGAAGGAACAACTATTATTATACCGCAAACAACGAAAGCGGCAGTAacaacgacaacaacaattacTACAACGCAAGCTACCCCTGGTTCCGAGTTCCCTCAATACTGTCCCACTAGCGGATTCTATAGGGATCCACTAGATTGTGCTTCGTTCTACCGGTGTGTTGGCGGGGCGAAATTTGTTAACCTGGGAAGGACAACGTGTGGAACGGGGTTGTATTTCGACACCAAGGCGAACGTGTGCAATTACGCGAAGAATGTTAACTGCAGCTAG